The Rhodocytophaga rosea genome has a segment encoding these proteins:
- a CDS encoding PAS domain-containing protein, producing MPDTTHSNELLQGIFDSSLSSVFVLKALRDEHNNILDFTWVLFNKRALQLYPSAKGLIEVGKRVSELFPSAIGSENFKRWIHTTHTGEAYLTEYYHDQDGLTHWIRERGIKYEDGLIIASDNITEQKLKEDILHRSEALLLESQDIAQLGAFQWNEDMSEVYWTPQMFNLYGIEPNSLKITPQLIASFVHPEDKEKFVAMVSKIRNTQETYSIEYRVITADGRLKHLWTRGKIINGRRTGTVMDITERKLQEEKFKQSEELLLESQQIAQIGTFQMDEKGDIYWTAQMYQIFEIDPSVKITPALVDNMIHSADREKFFENVHKVLSSGESHTVEYKLCLPNGKLKYIWSRAKMVHGKFTGTAMDITERKELEEKNT from the coding sequence ATGCCAGATACTACTCATTCAAATGAGTTGCTCCAAGGAATTTTTGATTCCTCACTCAGTTCTGTTTTTGTACTAAAAGCCCTCCGTGATGAGCACAATAACATCCTGGATTTTACCTGGGTGCTGTTCAACAAACGAGCCCTTCAACTGTATCCTTCTGCAAAAGGGCTAATTGAAGTGGGAAAAAGGGTATCTGAGCTGTTTCCAAGCGCCATTGGAAGTGAAAATTTTAAGCGGTGGATACATACCACCCATACAGGAGAAGCCTATTTAACAGAGTATTACCATGATCAGGATGGTTTGACTCACTGGATCAGGGAAAGGGGAATCAAGTATGAAGATGGCCTCATCATTGCTTCTGATAATATTACTGAGCAAAAATTAAAAGAAGACATCTTACATAGAAGTGAAGCCTTGCTGTTGGAAAGCCAGGATATAGCCCAACTGGGAGCTTTCCAGTGGAATGAAGACATGAGTGAGGTGTATTGGACCCCACAAATGTTTAACCTGTATGGCATAGAACCCAATTCTCTAAAGATTACTCCTCAGTTAATTGCCTCTTTTGTCCATCCGGAGGATAAAGAGAAATTCGTAGCGATGGTGAGTAAAATAAGAAATACCCAGGAGACCTACTCCATAGAATACAGAGTAATCACTGCTGACGGTCGTTTGAAGCATTTGTGGACCAGAGGAAAAATAATCAATGGCAGGCGTACAGGAACAGTGATGGATATTACGGAGCGAAAACTTCAAGAAGAGAAGTTTAAACAAAGTGAAGAACTCCTGCTGGAAAGTCAGCAAATAGCCCAGATAGGCACCTTCCAAATGGATGAAAAAGGAGATATCTACTGGACGGCTCAGATGTATCAAATATTTGAGATTGACCCTTCTGTAAAAATAACCCCTGCCCTTGTAGATAATATGATTCATTCAGCAGACAGAGAAAAATTCTTTGAGAATGTACATAAGGTATTGAGTAGTGGGGAATCTCATACGGTGGAATATAAGCTTTGCCTACCCAATGGAAAGCTAAAGTATATTTGGTCAAGGGCGAAAATGGTTCATGGCAAATTTACAGGCACAGCCATGGATATTACCGAACGCAAAGAACTGGAAGAAAAAAATACGTAG
- a CDS encoding sensor histidine kinase codes for MDLDSFVYTASHDLRSPLNNIETLLNFLKEEITDEKENTALYMELMRKSVVDLKNTLQDLTTVTEIHTGDGKELVNLADVIKEVKVAHYNQIEETKASIEVDLAVPLLHIPKRHAKSLVYNMLSNALKFRSTDRQLHVKISSRIKGDNILVSFSDNGIGIRKEDHGKVFMIFKRFNPEIAGRGVGMYLVKRVIDLNEGSIYLESQEKVGTTFHVELPMTK; via the coding sequence GTGGATCTGGATAGTTTTGTTTATACGGCTTCTCATGACCTGCGCTCTCCACTGAATAATATTGAAACGTTATTGAACTTCCTAAAGGAAGAGATTACTGATGAGAAGGAAAATACCGCTTTATATATGGAACTGATGAGGAAATCAGTGGTTGATTTAAAGAATACACTCCAGGACTTAACTACGGTCACTGAGATTCATACAGGTGATGGAAAAGAGCTGGTTAATTTAGCGGACGTGATTAAAGAAGTGAAAGTAGCCCATTATAACCAAATAGAAGAGACTAAAGCTTCTATAGAGGTGGATTTAGCTGTGCCTCTCTTACACATACCAAAGAGGCATGCTAAAAGCTTAGTCTATAATATGCTTTCAAATGCCTTGAAATTTCGCTCAACCGACAGGCAGCTTCATGTAAAAATTTCTTCCAGGATAAAGGGCGATAACATCCTGGTGAGCTTTTCAGATAATGGGATAGGCATCAGAAAAGAAGATCATGGAAAAGTGTTTATGATTTTTAAACGGTTTAATCCAGAGATAGCAGGCAGAGGTGTAGGGATGTATTTAGTGAAACGGGTAATTGATTTAAATGAAGGAAGTATTTACCTGGAAAGCCAGGAGAAGGTAGGCACTACCTTCCATGTAGAGCTTCCTATGACAAAGTGA
- a CDS encoding glycoside hydrolase family 13 protein, giving the protein MQKFSVIVLMTILLSSCASSTEEKKNTRQPSKQWWKESVIYQIYPRSFKDTNGDGVGDLKGIIEKLDYIKSLGVTAVWLNPIYSSPNDDNGYDVSDYRNIMQDFGTMDDFDQMLEGMHDRGLKLIMDVVVNHSSDEHEWFKQSRSSRNNPYRNYYHWWSAEKGKPPYRYSLFDEKGDAWKYDPLTKAYYLHYFSQKQPDLNWENPKLRQEVYDIMKFWADKGVDGFRLDAFGFAAKDTTFPVFPEGYEKEFSKYYSMQGNLHQYLQEMNEQVFSKYKVMSVAEGAGNSFQDAHNLVDEDRKELNMAYAFEGVDIAKPDGYSLRHFKEVFSRWDSAFAQKGWLSIFLANHDQARLVSRFGNDSPEFREASAKMLNTFILSMRGTPYCYYGDELGMTNIGFTSIEQYKDISAINGYKKVLNSGGNIEAYLTDLKFGSRDNGRTPMQWDDSTQAGFTTGTPWLPVNSNYSQINVALQENEPNSVLNYFRKIVQLRKDNPVLVYGDYQLLEPAHPDIYAYTRTLEGKKMLVLLNFTSKTTRIQLQEMGSVKETLINNYSSVKMEEGEVSLQPYQAVIFSL; this is encoded by the coding sequence ATGCAAAAGTTCTCCGTCATTGTATTGATGACTATATTGCTCAGTAGTTGCGCTTCATCCACCGAAGAAAAGAAAAACACTCGTCAGCCTTCCAAACAGTGGTGGAAAGAGTCGGTTATCTACCAGATCTATCCCAGAAGTTTTAAAGATACCAATGGAGACGGAGTCGGCGATCTGAAAGGGATTATTGAAAAACTTGATTACATTAAAAGCCTGGGCGTGACGGCTGTCTGGCTCAATCCCATTTACAGTTCCCCCAATGACGATAATGGATATGATGTGAGTGATTACCGCAACATTATGCAGGATTTTGGCACCATGGACGATTTTGACCAGATGCTTGAAGGAATGCATGACAGAGGCCTTAAACTGATTATGGATGTGGTTGTCAATCACAGCAGCGATGAACATGAATGGTTCAAACAATCCAGAAGTTCCAGAAATAATCCTTACCGGAATTATTACCATTGGTGGTCGGCTGAGAAAGGAAAACCTCCCTACCGCTACAGTTTATTCGATGAAAAGGGCGATGCCTGGAAATACGATCCACTTACCAAAGCATATTATCTTCATTATTTTTCCCAAAAACAACCAGACCTGAACTGGGAAAATCCCAAACTCAGGCAGGAAGTCTACGATATTATGAAGTTCTGGGCAGATAAAGGCGTAGATGGATTCCGTCTGGACGCTTTTGGGTTTGCTGCCAAAGACACTACTTTTCCGGTATTCCCGGAAGGCTATGAAAAAGAATTTTCGAAATATTACTCCATGCAGGGTAATTTACATCAGTATTTGCAGGAAATGAATGAACAGGTTTTTAGTAAGTATAAGGTGATGAGCGTAGCCGAGGGTGCCGGAAATTCCTTTCAGGATGCACACAATCTGGTGGATGAAGATAGAAAGGAGTTAAATATGGCCTATGCCTTTGAGGGGGTAGATATTGCCAAACCAGATGGCTATAGCCTCAGGCATTTTAAAGAAGTATTTTCCAGGTGGGACAGTGCGTTTGCCCAAAAAGGCTGGCTTTCTATTTTTCTTGCCAATCATGACCAGGCCAGACTGGTAAGCCGTTTCGGAAACGATAGTCCGGAATTCAGAGAAGCTTCAGCAAAAATGCTGAATACTTTTATTCTGAGTATGCGAGGTACCCCCTATTGTTATTATGGCGATGAGCTGGGCATGACTAATATTGGCTTTACTTCGATTGAGCAATACAAGGATATTTCTGCCATTAATGGCTATAAAAAAGTACTGAATTCCGGCGGAAATATAGAAGCATACCTGACAGACCTTAAGTTTGGCTCCCGGGATAATGGCCGCACACCCATGCAGTGGGATGATTCAACCCAGGCCGGGTTTACAACCGGCACACCCTGGCTGCCAGTTAATTCAAATTATTCGCAGATTAATGTAGCCCTACAGGAAAATGAGCCGAATTCTGTACTCAATTATTTCAGGAAAATAGTGCAACTCCGGAAAGACAATCCGGTATTAGTATATGGCGATTACCAGTTGCTTGAGCCTGCCCATCCGGATATTTATGCCTATACCAGAACACTGGAGGGCAAAAAAATGCTGGTGCTGCTTAACTTTACCAGCAAAACTACCAGAATTCAACTGCAGGAAATGGGTTCTGTAAAAGAAACGCTGATCAATAATTACTCAAGTGTAAAAATGGAAGAGGGAGAAGTATCACTCCAGCCTTATCAGGCGGTAATATTTTCATTATAA
- a CDS encoding SGNH/GDSL hydrolase family protein produces MNKLSSVILLLVLTLFNVKLSCYAQAIAPSVKRVVFLGNSITWAGQYVNYIETYLRTQHPDRQWEFINVGLPSETVSGFSEEGHAGGSFPRPDLHERLNRVLQQTKPDLVFACYGMNDGIYKPLDKERFTRFKEGIQWLRTEIEKTGARIIHITPPDYDELRGKSIGYTAVLDHYTDWLLDKKATAQWEVIDIHYPMKSYLQAHRQVDAKFNLQGFALAEDGVHPGETGHWLIARQILLYLGYTKVANATGVVESIKQVPDASRLIKLIAERQNMLRDAWLTETKHKRPGLPAGLPLEEASRKSIELLKEIEGLLSRK; encoded by the coding sequence ATGAACAAACTTTCTTCTGTTATCCTGCTACTCGTTCTAACATTGTTCAATGTAAAACTGAGTTGCTATGCACAAGCTATAGCTCCATCCGTTAAACGGGTTGTATTTCTGGGAAACAGCATTACCTGGGCAGGCCAATATGTGAATTATATAGAAACCTATCTTAGAACGCAACATCCTGACAGACAATGGGAATTTATTAATGTAGGATTACCTAGTGAGACAGTGAGCGGGTTTTCTGAAGAAGGACATGCAGGAGGAAGTTTCCCCAGACCTGATCTACATGAGAGGCTGAATCGGGTATTACAACAGACAAAGCCTGATCTGGTATTTGCTTGTTATGGGATGAATGATGGCATTTACAAACCTTTGGACAAGGAGCGTTTTACCCGTTTTAAAGAAGGGATTCAATGGCTGCGTACTGAAATAGAGAAGACTGGTGCCAGAATTATTCATATTACACCCCCGGATTATGACGAACTTCGAGGCAAAAGTATAGGATATACTGCTGTGCTTGACCATTATACGGATTGGTTACTCGATAAAAAGGCAACGGCTCAATGGGAAGTAATTGATATCCATTATCCCATGAAAAGCTATCTGCAAGCTCACCGCCAGGTAGATGCAAAATTCAACTTGCAGGGATTTGCCCTGGCAGAAGATGGCGTTCATCCCGGAGAAACCGGACATTGGCTCATCGCACGGCAAATCCTCTTATATCTGGGCTATACGAAAGTAGCGAATGCGACTGGTGTTGTAGAGAGCATAAAGCAGGTTCCGGATGCTTCCCGGCTAATAAAACTCATTGCAGAACGGCAGAATATGTTGCGCGATGCCTGGCTGACAGAAACCAAGCATAAGCGGCCTGGTCTTCCGGCAGGCTTGCCATTGGAGGAAGCTAGTCGAAAATCCATTGAACTCCTGAAAGAGATTGAAGGTTTGCTATCTCGTAAATAA
- a CDS encoding ISAs1 family transposase — protein MELKKILNKVADFRVQGRCLHLLADILGLVLCGVIADCDDFDEIADYGKDNTAFLQQELGLSFVNGIPSADTLNRVIRHLDSHSLEQCFKACVAGFSLAGKQVCIDGKELRGTIPAGKKHALVRMVNVWVEEHSLSFGQVAVEAKSNEITTIPALLDTLDCKGSIITIDAIACQQAIVEKIRDKQAHYVIALKANQGVLYEQVAHFMQINKSALAFNQQLDKAHGRGEERRVYIAQCIDLVEEKEKWQDLHTLVMVERKRIIAGKKQEQTLFYISSLTDTDPALYSRYIRGHWAIENGLHWQLDVTFREDEAKVRKDKGPINLHLIRKWSLHLLKKEPSCVSVKRKRKKANRDTNFLLAILKT, from the coding sequence ATGGAACTTAAAAAGATACTAAACAAAGTAGCTGATTTTCGGGTGCAAGGCCGCTGCTTACATCTATTAGCAGATATTTTAGGCTTAGTTTTATGTGGGGTAATAGCCGATTGTGATGACTTTGACGAGATAGCAGATTATGGCAAAGATAATACAGCGTTTCTGCAGCAAGAACTAGGATTAAGTTTTGTTAATGGTATACCTTCTGCTGACACTTTAAATCGGGTGATCAGACACCTGGATAGCCATAGTTTGGAGCAATGCTTCAAAGCGTGTGTAGCTGGCTTCTCCTTAGCAGGCAAGCAGGTATGTATAGATGGCAAAGAATTGAGAGGTACTATACCTGCAGGCAAAAAGCATGCTTTGGTTCGTATGGTCAATGTATGGGTAGAGGAACATAGCTTAAGCTTTGGACAAGTAGCCGTAGAAGCCAAGAGTAATGAGATTACAACTATTCCTGCTTTATTAGATACCCTTGATTGCAAAGGTAGTATCATTACTATAGATGCTATTGCTTGTCAGCAGGCAATTGTAGAAAAGATCAGGGATAAGCAAGCCCATTATGTGATTGCCCTAAAGGCTAATCAAGGTGTACTCTATGAGCAGGTAGCCCATTTTATGCAAATCAATAAGTCTGCTCTCGCTTTTAATCAGCAACTAGATAAAGCCCATGGCAGAGGAGAAGAACGTAGGGTATATATTGCTCAATGCATTGATTTGGTAGAGGAAAAGGAAAAATGGCAGGACTTACATACTTTAGTCATGGTAGAAAGAAAACGCATTATAGCAGGCAAAAAGCAAGAACAAACCCTGTTCTATATAAGCAGTTTAACAGATACAGACCCTGCCTTGTACAGCCGCTACATAAGAGGCCATTGGGCGATAGAGAATGGCTTGCATTGGCAACTAGATGTTACCTTTAGGGAAGATGAGGCTAAAGTCAGGAAAGATAAAGGACCCATCAATCTGCATCTGATTAGAAAGTGGTCTTTGCATCTGCTCAAAAAAGAGCCTTCTTGCGTGAGTGTCAAACGGAAAAGAAAAAAAGCTAACAGAGACACTAATTTCCTGTTAGCTATTCTTAAAACTTAA
- a CDS encoding GNAT family N-acetyltransferase, translated as MIRYFTPEDRQALISLLRLNIPQYFAPSEEQDFSEYLDTYLESYFVVEEAGKIIGCGGINYFLEEKIARLSWDIIHPDFQGKGIGRTLTQYRINQIRKNADIRKIVVRTTQLVYPFYQKMGFILEKSEKDYWAKGFDLYQMRLDINKQISYLSR; from the coding sequence ATGATCAGATACTTTACACCTGAAGATAGACAAGCACTTATTTCATTACTTAGGCTGAATATACCTCAGTATTTTGCTCCTTCTGAAGAACAAGACTTTAGTGAGTATCTTGATACATATTTGGAGAGTTATTTTGTGGTGGAAGAAGCAGGAAAAATTATAGGCTGTGGAGGTATCAATTATTTTTTAGAAGAAAAGATAGCCCGGCTTTCCTGGGATATAATTCATCCTGATTTCCAGGGAAAAGGCATTGGCCGTACGCTTACTCAATACAGAATCAACCAGATCAGAAAAAATGCAGATATCCGTAAAATTGTAGTCCGGACTACCCAACTGGTGTATCCATTCTATCAGAAGATGGGCTTTATCCTGGAGAAATCAGAAAAGGATTACTGGGCTAAGGGGTTTGACTTGTACCAAATGAGGCTTGATATCAATAAACAGATTTCGTATTTAAGTAGATAA
- a CDS encoding tetratricopeptide repeat-containing sensor histidine kinase, protein MRHFFLLVLSVFFPLFVSAQSHSLDSLFLALANATPATYPSVFSHIEQTLQKTEFNAALQATDKIISISQRLPFKGPGASAYRCKAIVYNQNNKGMQALQATQQAYRLAQKDKLPMEEAHSLKLMGSIYHSIGRQELALQQYLKALEIYYQQGYQKSEAETLYELGNLCYYTHKYNASKRYLLKAYQLGSDSLDKRILISCINTIALAYRAKEEYSDAIHYQKLSYQMAIQAKDSAWIAITAGNLGVIYQSQGNNEKALPYYLLDLNLSKKFNMWGSAANNYISIANVHLQKRNYSLAKIYLDSAIYLKSSVREHDFLQVLYQTLSSYYLQTNQLDKAYQYQKLQYTVKDSLDKRKYNAELEKVMAGYEWDKKQAEIALLKKDNEIIQAEAQQKNNTLFAITGILILIMMLAFILYRSNRQKYKANYTLTLQQKELSEKNEEIKQFNNSLEQKVEERTHQLQIAMENVVRKNQHLEDFAYVISHNLRAPIARIMGLVSIFNKDNLQDKSNLPILEHLNTAAVNLDMVVSDLNDILLMQTLADQYKEEVSLEDVTRLTIESLHEMIRTSAASIQTDYSQVDKLLTIKSYMTSILYNLVSNAIKYQSPERSPEILIKTSKVNDAVCLTVKDNGIGVDLTKSNGNKLFKLYQRMHTHVEGKGMGLFIVKEQVEALNGKIEVESAPNQGCAFHIYLPS, encoded by the coding sequence ATGCGGCATTTTTTTCTGCTCGTTTTAAGCGTATTTTTTCCCTTATTTGTCTCCGCTCAATCCCATAGTTTAGACAGTCTGTTCTTAGCGCTGGCTAACGCTACCCCCGCTACATATCCTTCTGTTTTTTCTCACATAGAACAAACCCTCCAAAAAACGGAATTTAATGCTGCTTTGCAAGCAACGGATAAAATAATATCCATCAGTCAGCGGCTCCCTTTTAAAGGGCCTGGTGCAAGTGCATACCGTTGTAAAGCTATTGTATATAATCAGAATAATAAGGGAATGCAAGCTTTGCAGGCTACCCAGCAAGCATACCGGCTCGCTCAAAAGGATAAGTTGCCCATGGAAGAAGCCCATAGTTTAAAATTAATGGGCAGTATTTATCATTCAATAGGCAGGCAGGAATTAGCGTTGCAACAATATTTGAAAGCCCTGGAAATTTACTATCAGCAAGGATATCAGAAATCTGAGGCAGAAACACTATATGAACTAGGCAATTTGTGTTACTATACCCATAAATACAATGCCTCCAAACGATATCTGCTAAAGGCCTATCAACTGGGAAGTGATTCTTTAGATAAGCGTATATTAATCAGCTGTATAAATACTATTGCTCTGGCATACCGCGCCAAAGAAGAATATTCCGATGCCATACATTATCAGAAACTTTCTTACCAGATGGCTATTCAGGCAAAAGATAGCGCCTGGATTGCTATAACAGCCGGGAATCTGGGTGTTATTTATCAATCGCAAGGTAACAATGAAAAGGCTTTACCCTATTATCTACTTGATCTTAACTTAAGCAAGAAGTTTAATATGTGGGGCAGCGCAGCCAATAATTATATCAGCATTGCCAATGTTCATCTTCAGAAAAGGAATTATTCTTTAGCCAAAATATATCTTGATAGTGCCATATACCTGAAAAGTTCTGTGAGAGAACATGATTTTCTTCAGGTTTTGTATCAGACCTTATCCAGTTATTATCTGCAAACCAATCAGCTGGATAAAGCCTACCAGTACCAGAAACTACAGTATACGGTGAAAGATTCGCTCGATAAGAGAAAATATAATGCTGAACTGGAAAAGGTGATGGCCGGGTATGAGTGGGATAAAAAACAAGCAGAAATAGCCTTATTAAAGAAAGACAATGAAATTATTCAGGCAGAAGCCCAACAAAAAAACAATACATTGTTTGCCATTACCGGTATATTGATTTTAATTATGATGCTGGCTTTTATTCTTTACCGGAGTAACCGCCAGAAGTACAAAGCCAACTATACCCTTACTCTACAGCAGAAAGAACTTTCTGAGAAAAATGAGGAAATCAAACAATTCAATAATTCCCTGGAACAAAAGGTAGAAGAACGTACGCACCAGTTACAAATCGCCATGGAGAATGTAGTTAGAAAAAATCAGCACCTGGAAGATTTTGCGTATGTAATCTCTCACAATTTACGGGCGCCGATTGCCAGAATTATGGGTTTGGTTTCTATTTTCAATAAAGATAACCTTCAGGATAAAAGCAATCTACCGATACTGGAGCACCTGAATACAGCCGCCGTTAATCTGGATATGGTGGTCAGTGACCTGAACGATATCCTGCTGATGCAAACCCTGGCTGATCAATATAAAGAGGAAGTATCTCTGGAGGACGTTACCCGGCTTACAATTGAAAGTTTACATGAGATGATTAGAACTTCCGCTGCCAGCATTCAGACGGATTATTCGCAAGTGGATAAATTATTAACCATTAAAAGTTATATGACCAGTATTTTGTATAATCTTGTTTCCAATGCTATCAAATATCAATCCCCTGAACGTAGTCCCGAAATTCTCATAAAAACTTCTAAAGTAAACGATGCTGTTTGTTTGACGGTAAAAGATAATGGTATTGGCGTAGACCTTACCAAGAGTAATGGTAATAAACTTTTTAAACTCTACCAGAGAATGCATACGCATGTGGAAGGAAAGGGAATGGGCTTATTTATTGTAAAAGAACAGGTAGAGGCGCTTAACGGAAAAATTGAAGTAGAAAGTGCGCCCAATCAAGGATGTGCGTTTCATATATACCTGCCTTCTTAG